A portion of the Pseudomonas sp. PSE14 genome contains these proteins:
- a CDS encoding c-type cytochrome has protein sequence MLRWPSVVLLSSIAAAAIADDVPDAVQACAVCHGVHGEGTAQGPVLAGLSASYISAQVANFNSRRRSNSLMGPMAEAYASAELLQPAAIYFAAQGKPPPILQVRGQNLAATPAEKLYYQGDMARDIPACFSCHGPSAIGGGPFPRLAGQQAAYLEAQLHAWRKGERSGDPDGMMAAIAQRLNDKDITALASYLAAIR, from the coding sequence ATGCTCAGATGGCCTTCTGTCGTACTTCTTTCATCTATTGCCGCAGCGGCCATTGCCGACGACGTACCGGATGCCGTTCAAGCTTGCGCGGTCTGCCATGGAGTGCATGGCGAGGGGACCGCACAAGGTCCGGTGCTGGCCGGGCTATCGGCCAGCTACATCTCCGCACAAGTCGCGAACTTCAACTCAAGACGGCGCAGCAACTCGCTGATGGGGCCGATGGCTGAAGCCTACGCCTCGGCCGAACTACTGCAGCCTGCCGCAATCTATTTTGCGGCTCAGGGCAAGCCGCCACCCATACTGCAGGTGCGAGGCCAGAACCTCGCTGCCACTCCGGCGGAAAAGCTCTATTACCAGGGCGACATGGCGCGCGACATTCCAGCCTGCTTCAGTTGCCACGGCCCCTCCGCCATCGGAGGCGGGCCCTTCCCCAGACTCGCCGGACAGCAGGCGGCCTATCTGGAAGCCCAGCTGCACGCCTGGCGCAAGGGTGAACGCAGCGGCGATCCCGACGGCATGATGGCAGCCATCGCCCAGCGCCTGAACGACAAGGACATCACTGCGCTGGCCAGCTATCTGGCGGCGATTCGCTGA
- a CDS encoding c-type cytochrome codes for MNRPILYLSLAGCIALPVQAADAVTTAMEEIAAHPKARDAHYFTPRDLSKIPDGAFGDKIRLGYQLIVNTQQLKGRYVGNQLNCTNCHLDAGTKAYAAPLWAAYLAYPAFRKKDNRVNNFAERVQGCFNYSMNGKAPELGSPELVAISAYSYWLLMGGLLDMYGMQDKPVPELSDEALQHGGRDESFKLPGPLTGKVKMEGRERMPGRAFAALPEPPQTYSPQRGEQVYAQHCAVCHGEQGEGRKMADVPVIPALWGADSYNWGAGMHRVNTAATFIYENMPLGKAVQLNVQQAWDVAAYLNSRERPQDPRFDGDVASTAKRFHGSDQGYYGQSVDGVLLGSKAFPAGVGH; via the coding sequence ATGAACAGGCCCATACTCTACCTGTCGCTCGCGGGATGCATCGCGCTGCCCGTCCAGGCGGCCGACGCAGTGACCACCGCCATGGAAGAAATCGCCGCGCACCCCAAGGCCAGGGACGCCCATTACTTCACTCCGCGGGACCTTTCGAAAATCCCGGACGGTGCCTTTGGTGACAAGATTCGCCTCGGCTATCAGCTGATCGTCAATACCCAGCAGCTCAAGGGGCGCTATGTCGGCAACCAGCTGAATTGCACCAACTGCCACCTCGATGCTGGCACCAAGGCCTATGCCGCCCCTCTGTGGGCGGCCTACCTGGCCTATCCGGCCTTCCGCAAGAAAGACAATCGGGTGAACAATTTCGCCGAGCGCGTCCAGGGCTGCTTCAACTACTCCATGAACGGCAAGGCTCCCGAGCTGGGCTCGCCCGAGCTGGTGGCTATCTCCGCCTACTCCTACTGGCTGCTGATGGGCGGCCTGCTGGACATGTATGGCATGCAGGACAAGCCGGTACCCGAGCTCAGCGATGAAGCGTTGCAACACGGTGGCCGCGACGAATCCTTCAAGCTGCCTGGCCCCCTGACCGGCAAGGTGAAGATGGAAGGGCGCGAACGGATGCCCGGACGCGCCTTTGCCGCCCTGCCCGAGCCACCGCAGACCTACTCGCCGCAGCGCGGCGAACAGGTTTACGCACAGCACTGCGCCGTCTGTCACGGCGAGCAGGGCGAAGGGCGCAAGATGGCTGACGTGCCGGTGATCCCGGCCTTATGGGGAGCCGACTCGTATAACTGGGGCGCGGGCATGCACCGCGTCAACACGGCGGCCACCTTCATCTACGAAAACATGCCGCTGGGCAAGGCCGTGCAACTGAACGTCCAGCAAGCCTGGGACGTGGCAGCCTACCTGAACAGCCGGGAACGGCCACAGGACCCGCGCTTCGACGGCGATGTCGCCAGCACGGCCAAACGCTTCCATGGCTCCGATCAGGGTTACTACGGCCAATCCGTCGATGGCGTGCTGCTTGGCAGCAAGGCATTTCCGGCCGGCGTCGGACATTGA
- a CDS encoding autotransporter-associated beta strand repeat-containing protein: MNHVFALVWNASLGCWTVTHEYSKRCRKGTRPLGKLALPVLLLGASLTQPAQATCSTAGITVTCTGVPSLPLFLNDFSSATSGLTINVNSGAQMNAAAGSKVLNLTGVNISLNNSGTIDPALLGLVSELSGGAFIGTGAASAVSVTNNVSGIIRGTGMLLGQSLTSIDGLAIGVNNAAGGATNITNDGTITSTGLSVGGITLTDTPVVGVYGGSQVNMSNRANGTINGRVAFETSAAGNTFTNAGNINGGVSLGAGSTNTFYAITGSSVNLGDGVQTSQGLGGLNGVGLTFAPTGTIDGGAGGSNTLILQNPLGVVGGTSGTGTASSATYVNFNNLTLNSGTWTLLGPLVSGATTLNGGIALYNNDGAFGSGVLTSNGGILQASNAGLSLSNPINLGAGGLTLQGTNGMTLSGVLSGAGAIIKSGTSSLTLSGNNTHSGGTVLNGGSLLVGSNTALGTGTLNAAAGTTLDAATAVALANPVALAADLTVGGTQALSLNGVISGAGKLIKNGTANLTLGGPNTFSGGTELNAGTLTLGSNTALGLGGLTTATGTTLDASTTVALGNAVNLGGNLNVSASNNLTLGGVVSGSGGLTKNGTANLTLNGANTYFGGTTLNAGTLIVGNAGALGSGNLTVAGAATLDSNTAVSLNNNVALNGNLHLGGSNGLRLGGVISGASQLVKNGTANLTLDGVNSFTGGTALNAGSLTVGNAAALGSGTLTVGGSGGTLNSSANSTLNNAIALNANLTVGGANPLALGGVISGGSNLIKTGSSILTLTGHNTYTGPTTVNAGTLVVGSDTALGTGVLNAAHGTTLDANIASSLANNVNLGGNVTLGGSNELTLTGVIAGVGSLIKSGPADLVLNGANTYYGNTALNAGKLVVGNNTALGYGVLSAATGTTLDAGTAVSLGNQINLAGALNMGGSADLTLVGTVAGAGSLVKNGTANLSLNGTNTYVGGTTLNAGTLTVGNSAALGSGALTVNGAASLDSRSVLVSLGNSVVLNAGLNVGGTQDLILGGVISGTGPLTKTGAANLTLSGTNTFSGGTGLNAGTLTLGSAGALGSGTLTVGGAGTLVSGGAYSFGNNITLNADLTVAGNNNLMLGGAINGAGNLVKNGLNDLTLSGNNTFTGALDILSGSVIALGSGALGNTSGAYISAGASLGLGGSVNLKTLSGSGSVQIASGSTLTVGGGSSTSTFDGDLRGGGGLTKVGSGTLNLTGINGLTGNTTVNGGTLNLAGSLASAQINVNNGGTVSGNGSALGAMTINDGGRLALSSGDTLSAASLVLSANSNVDTSLAAPSTSSLMEIGGHLTLDGNLNVTDAGGFGVGVYRLFNYTGSLIDNGLIVAGVPAGYGIGDMVVQTSVGNQINLLVSAPNAPIRFWDGGETIPNGVVQGGSGTWSAIGTNWTNVDGTLNQTWAGDFAVFQGSAGTVSVNGTQLFTGMQFLTDGYNVVSGTAGQLTAVNGSGGTTALRVDPGVTATLGVNINGRGILNKLDSGTLVLNGANSYSGGTQLDGGTLVVGNNSALGTGTLVANAGTQLDSNTAVTLANATMLNGSLTVLGSNALALSGVLDGSGGLIKNGVANLTLGGNNTFLGPVALNAGGLILASNSALGSGTLNVANGTTLDANGAFSASNAINLAGNLGITGSNDLTLNGTINGAGRLTKSGAARLTLSGANSFLGGITLNAGTLATGSNGALGLGNLTVAGASSLESDTAVSMGNNVVLNANLTNTGTNDLVLSGVLSGSGALIKNGAANLTLNGSSNYSGGTRLNAGTLTLGTSSSMGSGALTVAGNSTLGTSAPLVLANKVNVNASLNVAGNNNLTLGGVIAGGGTLTKSSLADLTLSGDNTFSGTFDVQAGSLTTLGNSALGSNAGVNLGNAATLNLGGAGSVASLTGSGTALIGFGNTLSIGGNNASSIFDGVLTGNGFLGKLGTGTLTLAGNNTLTGGTTVNAGTLRVNGALDSGQVQVNKGGTLAGSGSLGGAVTIADGGHLAGTSGSTLSVNSLVFNANASFDVGLGAPGSGGGSALVNVGGDLTLDGTLNVSDAGGFGSGVYRLFDYAGGLTDNGMLLGSLPGSVTPGDLSLQTVLANQVNLLVSMPGTTVQFWDGNLLTANGSVEGGSGTWNSGSNNWTDVNGTTNQAWANSFAVFQGAAGTVTVNGTQTTNGLQFVTDGYRLQSGTAGGLNLVNGSLGTAAIRVDPNATAILDVTLGGSATLGKYDSGTLVLNAANSYSGGTQLNGGTLVLGNASALGSGGLIAANGTTLDNSAALALGNTLRLDGGLGVAGSHDLTLNGDVNGNGSLTKNGSGTLALNGANTYSGGTLLNGGKLVLGNAGALGSGKLIAASGTTLDNSAALTLHNSVTLAGELTLAGSNDLSLAGVVNGSGALTKQGASNLTLSGDNSFSGALNILDGSLTLSGDNALGNVSLNVSDAATVSVGGITVLGALSGEGDLALGSGSELQVGSNNANSLYDGSLSGAGGLRKTGSGKLLLNGQSRVAGGTQVNAGSLIIGGHSGSTASLTSDVQVASGALLGGHGNIIGRVDLASGATLSPGNSIGTLHVDGNVNFAADSNLEIEANPDGRSDKLISTGTVSVAGANLKVLAGAGDWAPNTPYGIIQAEALNGTFASVSSNLAFLTPELAYSANGVELTLERNEVSFIAVGRTHNQRSAAAGVESLGSGTLYNAVSALTAEQAQGAYDSLSGELHASTQGALFDDSRYVRDAIGQRLRAAQGQASTDAILHTDADSGMTFWLQGYGGWGDNGGNSNTARLDHDSRGTLLGIDLPVGDNWRVGVAAGYGSSSLDVDARSSSAEIDSISLTLFASGQWDAINLRLGASHAWNDIDSSRHVQAGGLVEHEKASYDANTAQLFGELGYAIAAGDFTLEPFAGLAHVKVDSDSFKEHGGSTALRGDSEKDEVTYGTLGLHASTALTTVGSVPLALQGTLGWQHAFDDLDPKRQLSFAGGDAFTVKGTPLAQDTALAQLGVTAQVASGTTVGLGYSGQFGDGYKDNGLRLGLNVSF, encoded by the coding sequence ATGAACCATGTTTTCGCCTTGGTCTGGAATGCCTCGTTGGGTTGCTGGACTGTCACCCACGAATACAGCAAGCGCTGCCGCAAAGGCACTCGACCTCTCGGCAAGCTGGCGCTACCGGTCTTGCTGCTGGGGGCCTCACTCACCCAGCCGGCGCAAGCCACCTGTTCGACCGCCGGCATTACTGTCACCTGTACCGGCGTTCCGAGCCTGCCGCTGTTTCTCAACGATTTCAGCAGCGCTACGAGCGGCCTGACGATCAACGTCAACTCCGGTGCGCAGATGAACGCGGCGGCCGGTAGCAAGGTGCTCAACCTGACTGGCGTCAACATCAGCCTGAACAACTCCGGCACCATCGACCCGGCGCTGCTGGGCCTGGTGTCCGAGCTCAGTGGCGGCGCGTTCATCGGAACAGGGGCCGCCAGCGCAGTCAGTGTGACCAACAACGTCAGCGGGATCATTCGCGGCACCGGCATGTTGCTCGGCCAGAGCCTGACCAGCATCGATGGGCTGGCGATTGGGGTAAACAACGCGGCGGGGGGCGCCACCAACATCACCAACGACGGTACGATCACCTCGACCGGTTTGTCGGTGGGTGGAATCACCCTGACCGATACCCCGGTGGTCGGCGTGTACGGCGGCTCGCAGGTCAACATGAGCAACAGGGCCAACGGCACGATCAACGGCCGGGTGGCGTTCGAGACCTCGGCTGCGGGCAACACCTTTACCAACGCCGGTAACATCAACGGCGGCGTGTCGCTGGGCGCGGGAAGCACCAACACCTTCTACGCCATAACCGGTTCGAGCGTTAACCTCGGAGACGGCGTGCAGACCAGTCAGGGCCTCGGTGGCCTGAACGGCGTCGGCCTGACTTTCGCTCCCACCGGGACCATCGACGGTGGTGCGGGCGGCAGCAACACCCTGATACTACAGAACCCGCTTGGAGTCGTCGGAGGTACCTCCGGCACCGGCACGGCGTCCAGCGCCACCTACGTCAACTTCAACAACCTGACCCTCAACAGCGGCACCTGGACATTGCTGGGGCCGTTGGTCAGTGGGGCGACCACGCTCAATGGCGGCATCGCGCTGTACAACAACGATGGCGCGTTCGGCAGCGGTGTGCTGACCTCCAACGGCGGGATCCTCCAGGCCAGCAATGCCGGTTTGTCGCTGTCCAACCCGATCAACCTGGGCGCGGGCGGCCTGACCCTGCAGGGCACCAATGGCATGACCCTGTCCGGCGTGCTGTCCGGTGCCGGTGCCATCATCAAGAGCGGCACGTCCAGCCTGACCCTGAGCGGTAACAACACCCACAGCGGCGGCACCGTGCTGAACGGCGGCAGCTTGCTGGTCGGCAGCAACACCGCTCTCGGTACGGGCACTTTGAATGCGGCGGCTGGCACCACCCTGGATGCGGCCACCGCAGTGGCTCTGGCCAACCCGGTCGCATTGGCGGCCGACCTGACCGTTGGCGGCACTCAGGCGCTGAGCCTGAACGGCGTCATCAGCGGCGCCGGCAAACTGATCAAGAACGGCACCGCGAACCTGACCCTTGGCGGCCCCAACACGTTCTCCGGTGGCACCGAGCTGAATGCCGGGACGCTGACCCTCGGCTCCAACACAGCGCTGGGTCTCGGTGGGCTGACCACGGCGACCGGCACCACGCTCGACGCGAGCACCACGGTGGCGCTGGGCAACGCCGTCAACCTCGGCGGCAACCTGAACGTCTCCGCCAGCAATAACCTGACCCTGGGTGGCGTGGTCAGCGGCAGCGGCGGGCTGACCAAGAACGGCACGGCCAATCTCACTCTCAACGGCGCCAACACCTACTTCGGTGGCACAACACTGAACGCCGGTACTCTGATCGTTGGCAACGCCGGCGCACTTGGCAGCGGTAACCTGACCGTCGCCGGCGCCGCGACCCTGGACAGCAACACCGCCGTCAGCCTGAACAATAACGTCGCGCTCAATGGCAACCTGCACCTCGGCGGCAGCAACGGCCTGAGATTGGGCGGCGTCATCAGTGGCGCCAGCCAATTGGTCAAGAACGGCACGGCCAACTTGACCCTCGATGGCGTCAACTCCTTCACCGGTGGCACCGCGCTCAACGCCGGCAGCCTCACGGTCGGCAACGCTGCAGCCCTTGGCAGCGGCACGCTGACAGTGGGAGGTTCGGGCGGCACGCTCAACAGCAGTGCCAACTCAACGCTGAACAACGCCATTGCGCTGAACGCCAACCTCACCGTCGGCGGGGCCAATCCGCTGGCCCTCGGCGGCGTGATCAGTGGCGGCAGCAACCTGATCAAGACGGGGTCCTCGATCCTGACCCTGACCGGCCACAACACCTACACCGGCCCTACGACGGTGAACGCCGGGACACTCGTCGTTGGTTCCGACACCGCTCTCGGCACCGGTGTGCTCAATGCAGCCCACGGCACCACGCTGGACGCCAACATCGCATCGAGCCTGGCCAACAACGTCAACCTTGGCGGCAACGTGACCCTCGGGGGCAGCAACGAACTGACCCTTACGGGTGTGATCGCCGGTGTCGGTAGCCTGATCAAGAGCGGCCCCGCCGACCTGGTTCTCAACGGCGCCAACACCTACTACGGCAACACCGCCTTGAACGCCGGCAAACTGGTTGTCGGCAACAACACCGCCCTCGGCTACGGTGTGCTGAGCGCGGCGACCGGCACCACGCTGGATGCCGGCACTGCCGTCAGCCTGGGCAACCAGATCAACCTCGCCGGCGCGCTCAATATGGGCGGCAGTGCTGACCTGACCCTCGTCGGAACCGTCGCCGGAGCCGGCAGCCTGGTGAAAAACGGCACGGCGAATCTGAGCCTCAATGGCACCAACACCTACGTCGGCGGCACCACCCTGAACGCTGGAACCCTGACCGTCGGCAATAGCGCGGCACTGGGTAGCGGAGCCTTGACGGTCAACGGTGCGGCGAGCCTGGACAGCCGCTCAGTGCTGGTCAGCCTGGGCAACTCTGTCGTCCTCAATGCCGGGCTGAACGTCGGTGGCACTCAGGATCTGATCCTCGGTGGCGTGATCAGCGGCACAGGTCCGTTGACCAAGACCGGCGCGGCCAACCTGACCCTCAGCGGCACCAATACGTTCAGCGGCGGCACCGGGCTCAATGCGGGCACGCTGACACTGGGCTCGGCCGGTGCCTTGGGCAGCGGCACCCTGACTGTCGGCGGAGCCGGTACACTGGTCAGCGGCGGCGCCTACAGCTTCGGCAACAACATCACGCTCAACGCCGATCTGACCGTGGCCGGCAACAATAACCTGATGCTCGGCGGCGCGATCAATGGTGCCGGCAACCTGGTCAAGAACGGCCTGAATGATCTGACGCTCAGCGGCAACAACACCTTCACCGGCGCGCTGGACATCCTCTCGGGCAGCGTCATCGCCCTGGGCAGCGGTGCGCTGGGCAATACCTCTGGAGCCTATATCAGTGCTGGCGCCAGCCTTGGCCTGGGCGGCAGCGTCAACCTCAAGACACTGAGCGGCAGCGGTAGCGTGCAGATCGCCAGCGGTAGCACCCTGACCGTGGGGGGAGGGAGCAGCACCAGCACCTTCGACGGCGACCTCCGTGGTGGCGGGGGCCTGACCAAAGTCGGCAGCGGAACGCTGAACCTCACCGGTATCAATGGTCTTACCGGCAACACCACCGTCAACGGCGGCACGCTGAATCTTGCCGGCTCCCTGGCCAGCGCCCAGATCAATGTCAACAACGGCGGCACCGTTAGCGGCAACGGATCGGCGCTGGGCGCGATGACCATCAACGATGGTGGTCGCCTGGCGTTGTCTTCGGGCGACACCTTGTCCGCCGCGTCGCTGGTGCTCAGTGCCAACAGCAATGTCGACACCAGTCTCGCGGCGCCGTCGACATCGTCGCTGATGGAGATCGGTGGCCACCTGACCCTCGATGGCAACCTCAACGTTACCGATGCCGGCGGTTTCGGCGTGGGTGTCTACCGCCTGTTCAACTACACCGGCTCGCTGATCGACAACGGCCTGATCGTGGCCGGCGTGCCTGCGGGTTATGGCATTGGCGATATGGTGGTGCAGACCTCGGTCGGCAACCAGATCAACCTGCTGGTGTCCGCGCCGAATGCCCCTATCCGCTTCTGGGATGGTGGCGAGACAATCCCGAATGGCGTGGTGCAGGGCGGCAGCGGCACCTGGAGTGCCATCGGCACCAACTGGACCAACGTCGACGGTACGCTGAACCAGACCTGGGCCGGTGATTTCGCGGTGTTCCAGGGCTCGGCCGGCACGGTATCGGTCAACGGCACGCAACTGTTCACCGGGATGCAGTTCCTCACCGATGGCTACAACGTGGTGAGCGGCACGGCGGGGCAACTGACCGCCGTTAACGGCAGCGGCGGTACCACGGCGCTGCGGGTCGATCCAGGCGTGACTGCCACGCTCGGTGTGAACATCAATGGCCGCGGCATCCTCAACAAGCTCGACAGCGGCACCTTGGTGCTCAACGGTGCCAACAGTTACAGCGGCGGCACGCAGCTGGATGGCGGCACGCTGGTTGTCGGTAATAACAGCGCGCTGGGCACCGGCACGTTGGTCGCCAATGCTGGCACGCAGCTCGACAGCAACACCGCTGTAACCCTGGCCAACGCCACCATGCTCAACGGCAGTCTCACCGTACTGGGTAGCAATGCGCTGGCCCTCAGCGGTGTGCTCGACGGCAGCGGCGGGCTGATCAAGAATGGCGTGGCCAACCTGACCCTCGGCGGCAACAATACCTTCCTCGGCCCAGTGGCGCTGAACGCAGGCGGATTGATTCTGGCGTCGAACTCGGCGCTGGGCTCCGGCACCCTCAACGTCGCGAATGGCACCACCCTGGATGCCAACGGTGCCTTCAGTGCGAGCAACGCCATCAACCTGGCCGGCAACCTCGGCATCACCGGCAGCAACGACCTGACATTGAACGGGACGATCAATGGCGCTGGCAGACTGACCAAGAGCGGTGCGGCCAGGCTGACGCTCTCCGGCGCCAACAGCTTCCTCGGTGGCATTACCCTCAATGCCGGCACCCTGGCCACCGGCAGCAATGGCGCACTCGGCCTGGGCAACCTGACCGTGGCTGGCGCCTCGTCGCTGGAGAGCGACACTGCAGTGTCGATGGGCAACAACGTAGTGCTCAACGCCAACCTGACCAATACCGGCACCAACGACCTGGTTCTGAGTGGCGTGCTCAGCGGTAGTGGCGCGCTGATCAAGAACGGCGCGGCCAACCTGACCCTCAACGGAAGCAGTAACTATTCGGGCGGCACGCGGCTCAACGCCGGCACCCTGACCCTCGGCACATCGTCAAGCATGGGCTCCGGCGCGTTGACCGTGGCTGGCAATTCTACCCTCGGTACCAGCGCGCCGCTGGTCCTGGCAAACAAGGTCAACGTCAATGCCAGCCTCAATGTGGCAGGCAACAACAACCTGACCCTCGGCGGAGTGATTGCCGGGGGCGGCACCTTGACCAAGAGCAGCCTCGCCGACCTTACACTGAGCGGAGACAACACCTTCAGCGGTACCTTCGACGTGCAGGCCGGCAGCCTGACCACGCTGGGCAACTCGGCGCTGGGTAGCAACGCCGGGGTCAATCTCGGCAACGCCGCCACCCTCAACCTGGGTGGTGCGGGCAGCGTGGCCAGCCTGACCGGCAGCGGTACCGCACTGATCGGGTTCGGCAACACCCTGAGCATCGGCGGCAACAATGCCAGCAGTATTTTCGACGGTGTCCTGACCGGCAACGGCTTCCTTGGCAAGCTCGGCACGGGTACGCTGACCCTGGCCGGCAACAATACCCTTACCGGCGGCACCACCGTCAACGCCGGCACGCTGCGGGTCAACGGCGCGCTGGATAGCGGCCAAGTCCAGGTCAACAAGGGTGGCACGCTGGCTGGTAGCGGCTCGCTCGGCGGAGCAGTGACCATCGCCGACGGCGGTCACCTGGCCGGCACCAGCGGTAGCACGCTGTCGGTGAACTCACTGGTGTTCAACGCCAACGCCAGCTTCGATGTCGGCCTTGGCGCGCCGGGCTCCGGTGGTGGTAGCGCGCTGGTCAATGTTGGCGGCGACCTGACCCTCGACGGCACCCTTAACGTCAGCGACGCCGGCGGTTTCGGCAGCGGCGTGTACCGTCTCTTCGACTATGCTGGCGGCCTGACCGACAACGGCATGCTCCTCGGCAGCCTCCCCGGTAGCGTCACGCCGGGCGACCTGAGCCTGCAAACCGTACTGGCCAACCAGGTCAACCTGCTGGTGTCCATGCCGGGTACCACGGTGCAGTTCTGGGACGGCAACCTGTTGACCGCCAACGGTTCAGTGGAGGGCGGCAGCGGCACCTGGAACAGTGGCAGCAACAACTGGACCGACGTCAACGGCACCACCAACCAGGCGTGGGCCAACAGCTTCGCGGTGTTCCAGGGCGCTGCGGGCACCGTGACCGTGAATGGCACGCAAACCACCAACGGCCTGCAATTCGTCACCGACGGCTATCGCCTGCAGAGCGGCACGGCAGGGGGGCTGAACCTGGTCAACGGTTCGCTGGGCACTGCCGCGATTCGCGTCGATCCGAACGCCACGGCCATCCTCGACGTCACCCTCGGCGGCAGCGCTACGCTGGGCAAATACGACAGCGGCACCCTGGTACTCAACGCGGCCAACAGCTACAGCGGTGGTACGCAACTCAATGGCGGCACGCTGGTGCTTGGCAACGCTAGCGCCCTGGGCAGCGGCGGCCTGATCGCCGCCAACGGCACCACGCTGGACAACAGCGCAGCGCTGGCCCTGGGCAATACGCTCAGGCTCGATGGCGGACTTGGCGTGGCCGGCAGCCACGACTTGACCCTGAACGGCGACGTCAACGGGAACGGCTCTCTGACCAAGAACGGAAGCGGCACCCTGGCGCTCAACGGCGCCAACACCTACAGCGGCGGTACCCTGCTCAATGGTGGCAAGCTGGTGCTGGGCAACGCTGGCGCCCTGGGCAGCGGCAAACTGATTGCTGCGAGCGGCACTACGCTGGACAACAGCGCGGCGCTTACTCTGCACAATTCCGTCACGCTCGCCGGTGAACTGACTCTGGCCGGCAGCAATGACCTGAGCCTGGCCGGAGTCGTCAACGGTAGCGGTGCGTTGACCAAGCAGGGCGCCAGCAACCTGACCCTGAGCGGCGACAATAGCTTCAGCGGCGCGCTGAACATCCTCGACGGCAGCCTGACCCTGAGCGGCGACAATGCCCTGGGCAACGTCAGCCTGAACGTCAGCGATGCCGCTACCGTCAGTGTCGGCGGCATCACCGTCCTGGGCGCCTTGAGCGGCGAGGGTGATCTCGCACTGGGCTCCGGCAGCGAGCTGCAGGTCGGCAGCAATAACGCCAACAGCCTCTACGACGGCAGCCTCAGCGGCGCCGGCGGCCTGCGTAAGACAGGCAGCGGCAAGCTGCTACTCAACGGCCAGTCCCGCGTCGCCGGTGGCACCCAGGTCAACGCGGGCAGCCTGATCATCGGCGGCCACAGCGGCAGCACGGCGAGCCTCACCAGCGACGTGCAGGTCGCCAGCGGCGCGCTGCTCGGCGGCCACGGCAATATCATCGGCCGCGTCGACCTCGCCAGTGGCGCCACACTCAGCCCGGGCAACTCCATCGGCACCCTGCATGTCGACGGCAACGTCAACTTCGCCGCCGACTCGAACCTGGAAATCGAAGCCAATCCCGACGGCCGCTCCGACAAGCTGATCTCTACCGGCACCGTCAGCGTCGCCGGCGCCAACCTCAAGGTTCTCGCCGGCGCGGGTGACTGGGCGCCCAACACCCCCTACGGCATCATCCAGGCCGAGGCGCTCAACGGCACCTTCGCGAGCGTCAGCAGCAACCTGGCGTTCCTCACGCCGGAGCTGGCCTACAGCGCAAACGGTGTAGAACTGACCCTGGAGCGCAACGAGGTCAGTTTCATCGCGGTCGGCCGCACCCACAACCAGCGCTCGGCCGCTGCCGGCGTCGAATCGCTGGGCTCGGGCACGCTGTACAACGCCGTCAGCGCGCTCACCGCCGAGCAAGCGCAAGGCGCCTACGACAGCCTCTCCGGCGAGCTGCATGCCAGCACTCAGGGCGCCTTGTTCGATGACAGCCGCTATGTGCGCGATGCCATTGGCCAACGCCTGCGCGCGGCCCAGGGACAAGCGTCGACCGATGCCATCCTGCACACCGACGCCGACAGCGGCATGACCTTCTGGCTGCAAGGGTACGGCGGTTGGGGGGACAACGGCGGCAACAGCAACACCGCGCGCCTGGACCACGACAGCCGCGGCACTCTGCTGGGCATCGATCTGCCGGTGGGCGATAACTGGCGCGTCGGCGTGGCGGCGGGCTATGGCTCCAGCAGTCTCGACGTCGACGCTCGCAGCTCCTCGGCCGAGATCGATAGCATCTCGCTGACGCTGTTCGCTTCTGGGCAGTGGGATGCCATCAACCTGCGCCTGGGCGCCTCGCACGCCTGGAACGACATCGACAGTAGCCGTCACGTCCAGGCTGGCGGCCTTGTCGAGCACGAGAAGGCGAGCTACGACGCCAACACCGCGCAGCTCTTCGGTGAGTTGGGCTACGCCATCGCCGCCGGCGACTTCACCCTGGAACCCTTCGCCGGTCTGGCGCACGTCAAGGTCGACAGTGACAGCTTCAAGGAACACGGCGGCAGCACGGCCCTGCGCGGCGACAGCGAGAAGGACGAGGTGACCTACGGCACCCTCGGCCTGCACGCCTCGACGGCGCTGACCACGGTGGGCTCGGTTCCGCTTGCGTTGCAAGGCACGCTCGGCTGGCAACATGCGTTCGACGACCTTGACCCGAAGCGCCAACTGTCGTTTGCCGGTGGAGACGCGTTCACCGTCAAGGGCACGCCGCTGGCTCAGGACACTGCGTTGGCGCAACTGGGCGTAACCGCGCAGGTTGCCAGCGGCACCACGGTGGGCTTGGGTTACTCCGGGCAGTTCGGCGACGGCTACAAGGACAACGGCCTGCGCCTGGGGCTCAACGTGAGCTTCTGA